One segment of Sander vitreus isolate 19-12246 chromosome 20, sanVit1, whole genome shotgun sequence DNA contains the following:
- the LOC144535652 gene encoding cytochrome c oxidase subunit 7A2, mitochondrial-like: MYRQLMGLRQLSRRSISSSARRQIDNSVKEKQKLFQEDNGIPIHLKGGSKDALLYRATMTLTVFGSGYVVYELLSAAMPKKPQ; the protein is encoded by the exons ATGTACAGACAGCTAATG GGACTTCGGCAGCTTTCCAGGCGGAGCATTTCCAGCAGTGCTCGCAGACAGATTGATAACTCcgtaaaggaaaaacaaaaactgtttcAG GAGGATAACGGTATACCTATCCATCTGAAGGGCGGATCGAAGGACGCTCTGCTCTACAGAGCCACAATGACTCTCACTGTGTTTG GGAGTGGATATGTCGTGTATGAGCTGTTAAGTGCTGCCATGCCCAAGAAGCCACAATGA
- the LOC144535261 gene encoding cell cycle control protein 50A-like: protein MMASSYNAKEEDGHNSGASNNGGAGVVKSKKPDNTAFKQQRLPAWQPILTAGTVLPAFFVIGLIFIPIGIGLFVSSNNIKEFEIDYTGVDINNPCYNCAKNFSWNSTTPCVCSVPFTLEQPFESNVFMYYGLSNFYQNHRRYVKSRDDSQLNGDQSALKNPSKECEPYRTSEGQPIAPCGAIANSLFNDTLELYHIDSNGTRNTIPLVKKGIAWWTDKHVKFRNPGGNNNLTVAFQGTSKPVNWRKPVYELDPSDPENNGFINEDFIVWMRTAALPTFRKLYRIIQKKSSTTPTLPSGKYLLEITYNYPVLSFDGRKRMILSTISWMGGKNPFLGIAYITVGSICFFLGVVLLIIHHKYDTRNNSPDIPN, encoded by the exons ATGATGGCGTCAAGCTACAACGCTAAGGAAGAGGACGGACACAACTCGGGCGCTTCGAATAACGGAGGCGCCGGGGTTGTGAAAAGTAAAAAGCCGGACAACACCGCGTTCAAACAGCAGCGACTGCCAGCCTGGCAGCCCATTCTGACTGCAGGCACCGTGCTGCCTGCTTTCTTCGTAATCGGTCTCATCTTCATTCCCATCGGCATCGGCCTGTTTGTCAGTTCAAACAACATCAAAGAGTTCGAG ATTGATTACACTGGTGTAGACATTAACAATCCATGCTACAACTGTGCCAAGAACTTCAGCTGGAACAGCACAACACCATGTGTCTGCTCAGTACCCTTCACATTGGAGCAGCCATTTGAG AGCAATGTCTTTATGTACTACGGCTTATCCAACTTCTATCAGAACCACAGACGCTATGTGAAGTCCAGGGATGACAGCCAACTGAATGGTGACCAGTCTGCTTTAAAG AACCCCAGCAAGGAATGTGAACCGTACCGTACAAGTGAAGGACAGCCCATTGCTCCATGTGGGGCCATAGCTAACAGCCTTTTCAATG acACTCTGGAGCTGTATCATATTGATTCCAATGGCACCAGAAATACAATTCCTCTGGTAAAGAAGGGAATTGCATGGTGGACAGACAAGCATGTGAAATTCAGGAACCCTGGTGGAAACAACAACCTTACTGTAGCTTTCCAAG GCACATCTAAGCCGGTGAACTGGAGGAAGCCAGTGTATGAGTTGGACCCATCAGATCCTGAGAACAATGGCTTTATCAATGAGGACTTCATTGTGTGGATGCGCACGGCTGCGTTGCCCACCTTTCGCAAGCTCTATCGCATCATCCAGAAGAAGTCGAGCACAACCCCCACTCTGCCCAGTGGCAAATACCTCTTGGAGATCACTTACA ATTACCCTGTGCTCAGCTTTGATGGTCGCAAGCGGATGATCCTGAGCACCATCTCCTGGATGGGAGGGAAGAACCCCTTCCTTGGCATTGCCTACATCACCGTGGGCTCCATCTGCTTCTTCCTGGGGGTAGTTCTGCTCATCATCCACCATAAATATGACACCCGAAACAACAGTCCAGATATTCCGAACTAA